From the Ruminiclostridium josui JCM 17888 genome, one window contains:
- a CDS encoding TolC family protein, which produces MRAKAIGSIILGLLILLNTSIFTPAQASGEISLESAIQTALSNNKELKLYDDKITYAKQRYDLAYAKSFSAMAKGWDDDAELISNKKEELLYPLQRKNQIDQLVWEKQNKADSLESDVTKAYYEILNKNTLITLREKAVKRLQNELEVKKKQVKGGVEVQTTVTNLQISINQEQQKVNNLIRERDVQIIKLNGLLGFELSSSINLKKVNIPINSIDNINIENAVESQSLNNHDILKAQKDLEEIRLEYDIVKKYSYKPDSNGIEEIEDRMLDAEYALEEIKKDVSLKVRTDFNTLLNLRDDIEINKLECEKAKKLSQAASAKYKLGQITLVDYEKVKANEDEAQIALEKAKLDYLIAYNTFITNYK; this is translated from the coding sequence ATGAGAGCAAAAGCTATAGGTAGTATAATATTAGGCTTATTAATATTACTTAATACAAGTATATTCACTCCCGCACAGGCATCAGGAGAAATAAGCCTAGAGTCAGCAATACAGACAGCTCTTAGCAATAATAAAGAACTGAAGCTTTATGACGATAAGATTACATATGCAAAACAACGTTATGATTTAGCATATGCAAAGTCATTTTCCGCAATGGCTAAAGGCTGGGATGATGACGCTGAACTGATATCAAATAAAAAAGAAGAGCTTCTATATCCGCTGCAGAGAAAGAATCAAATAGACCAATTGGTGTGGGAAAAACAAAATAAAGCTGATTCACTTGAAAGCGACGTAACAAAAGCATATTATGAGATATTAAATAAAAATACTTTGATTACTTTGCGAGAAAAAGCAGTAAAACGACTGCAAAATGAGCTAGAAGTTAAAAAGAAACAGGTAAAGGGCGGTGTAGAGGTCCAAACTACTGTTACAAACCTTCAAATATCAATAAATCAAGAACAGCAGAAAGTTAACAACCTTATTAGAGAAAGAGATGTTCAAATAATTAAATTAAATGGTTTACTTGGATTTGAACTAAGCAGCAGCATTAATCTGAAAAAAGTAAATATTCCGATTAATAGTATAGATAATATTAATATAGAAAATGCTGTAGAAAGTCAGAGTTTAAACAACCATGATATATTAAAAGCGCAAAAAGATTTAGAGGAAATTCGTCTGGAATATGATATAGTAAAAAAATATTCATATAAGCCAGACAGTAACGGAATAGAAGAAATTGAAGATCGTATGCTTGATGCGGAATATGCTTTGGAAGAAATTAAAAAGGATGTAAGTTTAAAAGTAAGAACCGACTTTAATACTCTTCTAAATTTACGCGATGATATAGAAATAAACAAGCTTGAATGTGAAAAAGCAAAAAAACTTTCCCAAGCTGCATCTGCTAAGTATAAATTAGGACAGATTACGCTGGTGGATTATGAAAAGGTAAAAGCTAATGAAGATGAGGCACAGATAGCATTAGAAAAAGCAAAATTAGACTATTTGATTGCTTATAATACTTTTATAACAAATTATAAATAA
- a CDS encoding MBL fold metallo-hydrolase: MVKFCSLFSGSSGNALFIGTEKTKLLIDAGLSGKKILEALSSIGEKPEELSAILISHEHVDHVRGAGILSRKVDIPIYANESTWCAMENGLGPVKLENKVAFNTGEEFEIGDICIRPFSIPHDAAEPVGFNFFAEGKRITTATDIGHMSDELLSYIVGNDLVLLESNHDIEMLRVGPYPWPLKKRILGDHGHLSNENAAKVITYLAEKGCSRFILGHLSSENNFPELAYQTTYNALNEKKIAVGSDVELAVALRDRVGQINII; the protein is encoded by the coding sequence ATGGTCAAGTTTTGCAGTTTGTTTAGCGGAAGCAGTGGCAATGCACTTTTTATAGGTACAGAAAAAACAAAACTTCTTATAGATGCCGGCTTGAGCGGTAAAAAAATACTTGAGGCACTATCGTCCATTGGTGAAAAGCCGGAGGAACTAAGTGCAATATTAATTTCTCATGAACATGTTGACCATGTTCGAGGTGCAGGGATTCTATCAAGGAAAGTAGATATTCCCATATATGCAAATGAGTCTACTTGGTGTGCAATGGAAAACGGTCTTGGACCTGTAAAGCTTGAAAACAAAGTAGCATTCAATACCGGTGAAGAGTTTGAAATCGGAGATATATGTATAAGGCCATTTTCAATTCCTCATGATGCTGCTGAACCTGTAGGTTTTAATTTTTTTGCAGAAGGAAAAAGGATTACCACAGCAACAGATATAGGGCATATGAGTGACGAACTTTTGAGCTACATAGTAGGAAATGACCTGGTTTTGCTTGAATCCAATCATGATATTGAAATGCTTAGAGTTGGACCATATCCGTGGCCTTTAAAGAAAAGAATTTTAGGAGACCACGGACACTTATCAAATGAGAATGCTGCGAAGGTGATTACATATCTTGCAGAAAAGGGCTGCAGCAGGTTCATTTTGGGACATTTAAGCAGTGAGAACAATTTCCCAGAGCTTGCCTACCAGACAACATATAACGCACTAAATGAAAAAAAGATAGCAGTAGGCAGTGACGTTGAGCTTGCAGTTGCTTTAAGGGACAGAGTTGGACAAATTAATATAATATAA
- a CDS encoding DUF5680 domain-containing protein, with protein sequence MKFQDKLQALRKEKGLSQEKLAEAIGVSRQAVAKWEVGQSYPEINKLVALSNYFGVSVDKFVKDYDDENCTYQYSKQQSCANEEIIDFLCRAKKSTYAGRGVEGTSSRPNSHDFYYEEGNLKYIDTYLGGEKFSGEEAMWYDNFPFWSMNYIGRVIADDFSGDFLKECLLLVPKEYPYRGPLIYRNGQYSYHCVVNGEFEWFNGYEEIFYNDTKVYECIFHGGCVI encoded by the coding sequence ATGAAATTCCAAGATAAATTACAGGCTCTAAGAAAAGAGAAAGGATTGTCTCAGGAAAAGTTAGCTGAAGCTATTGGAGTGTCAAGGCAAGCTGTTGCAAAATGGGAAGTAGGTCAGTCATATCCTGAGATAAATAAACTTGTTGCTTTGAGCAATTATTTTGGTGTAAGTGTAGATAAATTTGTAAAGGATTATGATGATGAAAATTGCACTTACCAATATAGTAAACAGCAAAGTTGTGCAAATGAAGAAATAATTGATTTTTTATGCCGTGCAAAAAAGTCGACTTATGCTGGTCGTGGGGTTGAAGGAACTTCCTCAAGACCTAATTCACATGATTTTTACTATGAAGAAGGTAATCTAAAATATATCGATACTTATTTGGGAGGAGAAAAATTTTCAGGGGAAGAAGCAATGTGGTATGATAACTTTCCATTCTGGTCAATGAATTATATTGGTCGGGTTATTGCTGATGATTTTTCAGGTGATTTCCTGAAAGAATGTCTATTATTAGTTCCTAAAGAATATCCTTATCGTGGACCTTTGATCTATCGAAATGGTCAATATAGCTATCATTGTGTAGTGAATGGGGAGTTTGAGTGGTTTAATGGGTATGAAGAAATTTTCTATAATGATACTAAAGTATATGAATGCATTTTTCATGGTGGTTGTGTAATATAG
- the yycI gene encoding two-component system regulatory protein YycI — protein sequence MNWKKAKIILIIVFTILNIVLAFAWYKNIKVEQVSQQTITNTGLIMAKNGINVECPIPKYKGKDYILQYEESPLNKTKIAEVLLGKGYVKSGNDTYTKDTNKLVFTSDSGFEYTGTGENSVKVYTDSKEGINAKFKALASKMNLPFDEFKQDYYTDSKNVNEKLLVYKGFYKGYEVFDNFIEIQVINKEICELKYQYKKPISITARRDINIIPAYQILITKMTKYQGIDICNVDMGFKGYTGVDKETKTLYEGLSWRIRSTDGKEYYFNARNGEEIK from the coding sequence ATGAACTGGAAGAAAGCCAAGATAATTTTAATAATAGTCTTTACAATTTTGAATATAGTTTTGGCTTTTGCCTGGTATAAAAATATTAAGGTTGAGCAGGTATCCCAACAAACTATAACCAATACTGGATTGATTATGGCTAAAAATGGTATTAATGTAGAATGTCCCATACCTAAATATAAAGGCAAGGATTACATACTCCAATACGAGGAGAGTCCCCTAAATAAGACAAAGATAGCAGAGGTGCTTCTTGGTAAAGGATATGTAAAATCAGGGAATGATACATATACAAAGGATACAAATAAGCTTGTGTTCACATCAGATTCAGGATTTGAGTATACAGGCACCGGCGAGAACAGCGTGAAAGTTTATACCGACAGTAAAGAAGGAATCAATGCAAAATTCAAGGCATTGGCTTCTAAAATGAATTTGCCTTTCGATGAGTTCAAACAAGATTATTATACTGATTCCAAAAACGTAAATGAAAAGTTGTTAGTATATAAGGGTTTTTATAAAGGATATGAGGTTTTTGACAACTTTATTGAGATTCAGGTGATAAACAAGGAAATATGCGAGCTTAAATATCAATATAAAAAGCCTATAAGTATTACTGCAAGAAGAGATATAAATATTATACCAGCGTATCAAATTCTAATAACAAAGATGACCAAATACCAAGGCATTGACATATGTAATGTGGATATGGGATTTAAGGGATATACAGGAGTTGACAAGGAAACAAAGACTCTTTACGAAGGGTTATCCTGGAGAATAAGAAGTACCGACGGAAAAGAGTATTATTTTAATGCACGTAATGGCGAAGAAATAAAATAG
- the rlmH gene encoding 23S rRNA (pseudouridine(1915)-N(3))-methyltransferase RlmH: MKITIAAVGKLKEKYLKEAVSEYTKRLSRFTEVEIIEVDDEYAPDSLSEAQECQVKKKEAERLLKRVKQGSYVILLDLAGEQTTSSGFSAKLENIMISGNSHITFIIGGSLGLDQSLINISDYRLCLSKMTFPHQLARVILMEQVYRAFKIINNETYHK; this comes from the coding sequence ATGAAAATAACAATAGCAGCTGTAGGAAAGCTGAAAGAAAAGTATTTGAAAGAAGCAGTATCAGAATATACTAAAAGATTATCCAGATTTACAGAAGTGGAAATTATCGAAGTAGATGATGAATACGCACCTGATTCTCTCAGTGAGGCACAGGAATGTCAAGTTAAGAAGAAGGAAGCTGAGAGGCTGCTAAAGAGAGTTAAGCAGGGAAGCTATGTTATATTACTGGATTTGGCGGGTGAGCAGACAACTTCTTCAGGATTTTCCGCTAAACTTGAAAATATAATGATTTCGGGGAATTCCCATATAACTTTTATTATAGGGGGTTCTCTTGGTTTGGATCAAAGTCTTATAAATATTTCGGACTACAGACTTTGTCTTTCAAAAATGACATTTCCTCACCAACTTGCAAGAGTTATTCTTATGGAGCAGGTATACAGGGCCTTTAAGATTATTAATAATGAAACATATCATAAGTAA
- a CDS encoding TolC family protein, whose translation MYKKVIIFMLLFSFTFSSINICATEKSTMTLTLKDATQLAVKNSRQLTRLGRTIKDLRKEYEGSYAVDVLNTDRYVMVDRMNELYAKLTSRKLMSLDEQGELLMLYTVLAGTAEAKEIKLEPEINPKDFPDAVACATIVKSCLNKELAYLSIENGIRQTFDSILSITKNIDLAQKTYEIQRQRLNKAEKDYKNGLISETERLTIETEYKKQGIELNKLKRTLQNLKMSFNRQLGISIDTDVTLVPYKVNTDYKIDKYENYLKKALVNRNEITSLKMDLKAAEIQLYTFNLIYSFEFSNSELDLYKKNMELQISDITNQIKEKQILIEQELKSAYADLIDKHKTMENSKLSLEYEKKKFEVSKLILRSESLSILDYNTAVISLELAQSDYDNKARDFDYAIYKLKNSCNIGPGYN comes from the coding sequence ATGTACAAAAAAGTTATAATTTTTATGTTACTGTTCTCATTTACTTTTTCATCTATAAATATATGTGCAACAGAGAAAAGTACAATGACATTAACGCTTAAAGATGCAACACAGCTTGCGGTAAAAAATAGCAGACAGCTGACTCGTCTTGGAAGGACTATTAAAGATTTGAGAAAGGAATATGAAGGCTCCTACGCTGTTGATGTACTTAACACTGATAGATACGTAATGGTAGACAGGATGAATGAATTATATGCCAAATTAACTTCACGTAAGCTAATGAGCCTTGATGAACAAGGTGAGCTTCTGATGCTTTATACAGTTTTAGCCGGTACCGCTGAGGCAAAAGAAATTAAACTTGAGCCTGAAATTAATCCAAAGGATTTTCCTGATGCCGTGGCATGTGCCACGATTGTAAAGAGTTGTTTGAATAAGGAACTTGCATATTTATCTATTGAGAACGGTATAAGACAAACCTTTGATTCAATATTGAGCATAACAAAAAATATTGATTTAGCACAGAAGACATATGAAATTCAAAGGCAGAGATTAAATAAAGCGGAAAAGGATTATAAAAATGGATTAATTTCAGAAACTGAAAGATTAACAATTGAAACGGAATATAAAAAACAGGGTATTGAATTAAATAAGCTAAAAAGAACTCTGCAAAACCTGAAGATGTCTTTTAATAGGCAATTGGGAATCAGTATAGATACGGATGTTACCCTTGTGCCATATAAAGTAAATACTGATTACAAGATAGATAAATATGAAAATTACCTTAAAAAAGCGTTGGTAAACAGAAATGAGATTACTTCACTTAAAATGGATTTAAAGGCAGCTGAAATCCAATTATATACTTTTAACCTAATCTACTCATTTGAATTTAGCAATTCTGAACTGGATTTGTATAAAAAGAATATGGAATTGCAGATTTCAGATATAACCAATCAAATAAAAGAAAAGCAGATTTTAATAGAGCAGGAATTAAAGAGTGCATATGCAGACCTTATAGACAAGCATAAAACTATGGAAAACTCAAAATTGTCTCTTGAATATGAAAAGAAAAAATTTGAAGTTTCAAAGCTGATACTTAGATCCGAATCATTGAGCATCTTGGATTACAATACGGCCGTGATTTCACTGGAATTAGCTCAAAGCGACTATGACAATAAGGCTAGGGATTTTGATTATGCAATATATAAATTGAAAAACTCTTGCAATATAGGCCCTGGATACAATTAA
- the pnpS gene encoding two-component system histidine kinase PnpS has protein sequence MKFWKGFFRLLNSLQWKLVYIFISMCIILVSVVYVVINIGLQNIYYDSFANSIETGYKNWIDVRGGVPESNQKLLEYFTESGDALFFGANSSFLGMTIIDLTNIQTSTGGILYSSEKSYTDDPEAFANNIKTSESLMSIWAGNQLQKSERLIKGANGKYFEYIKQPKDNLIFYFTYQEEAWLPILEKFNYLILTSALIAVFLSLLLGYMLSKTITSPIISVMHKAEKVAEGDFGEQLTVKSEDEIGNLTRTFNYMASELKKTLSEISSEKNKVETILNYMADGVIAFDLNGMVIHANPAVKKLLGDDVVNKPFKEFAIKVGLDVRIEDIVYFEESPVRESDTIINDMYVKVYFAVFTDTNKKPEGIIVVLHDVTEQQKLDSMRREFVANVSHELRTPITSIKSYTETLLDGAMEDPETSKRFLSVIDSEADRMTRLVKDLLQLSRLDNQQMNWKMEKVFLDTIVKTIVERMQIEAQRKHQKLESYVIGDIPAINADKDRLEQVIVNLISNAIKYTPEHGEITVYVGIIYNDIYVKVTDTGIGIPKESLPRVFERFYRVDKARSRDMGGTGLGLSIAKEIVQAHGGTISISSEMGKGTEVTVKLPRAV, from the coding sequence ATGAAATTTTGGAAAGGTTTTTTTAGGCTTCTAAACAGTTTGCAGTGGAAGCTTGTATACATTTTTATTTCAATGTGTATTATTCTGGTTTCTGTAGTATATGTTGTTATTAATATCGGACTTCAGAATATATACTATGACAGCTTTGCAAACAGTATAGAAACAGGATATAAAAATTGGATAGATGTAAGAGGCGGAGTTCCGGAATCTAATCAAAAACTTTTAGAATATTTCACAGAAAGTGGAGATGCCCTATTCTTTGGGGCGAATTCCTCTTTCCTGGGAATGACAATAATAGATTTAACAAACATACAGACTTCTACTGGTGGAATCCTTTATTCGTCTGAAAAGAGTTATACAGATGATCCTGAGGCATTTGCAAATAATATAAAAACTAGTGAAAGCCTTATGTCTATTTGGGCAGGGAACCAACTCCAGAAAAGCGAGCGTTTAATTAAAGGTGCTAACGGTAAGTATTTTGAGTATATTAAACAACCTAAAGACAATTTAATTTTTTATTTTACGTATCAGGAAGAGGCGTGGCTTCCAATATTGGAGAAGTTTAATTACCTGATACTTACAAGCGCTCTTATAGCGGTTTTTTTGTCTTTGCTTCTTGGATACATGCTTTCAAAGACAATTACGTCTCCCATAATAAGTGTTATGCATAAGGCTGAAAAAGTTGCTGAGGGAGATTTTGGGGAACAATTGACAGTTAAGTCTGAAGATGAAATAGGAAATCTGACAAGAACCTTTAACTATATGGCATCTGAGCTTAAGAAGACATTGTCCGAAATTTCGAGTGAGAAGAACAAGGTTGAGACAATACTCAACTATATGGCTGATGGGGTAATAGCCTTTGACTTAAATGGAATGGTCATTCATGCCAACCCAGCGGTTAAAAAGCTCCTTGGTGATGACGTAGTAAACAAACCTTTTAAAGAATTTGCCATTAAGGTAGGCCTTGATGTCAGAATTGAAGATATAGTTTACTTTGAAGAATCCCCGGTGAGAGAATCTGACACAATTATCAATGATATGTATGTAAAGGTTTATTTTGCTGTATTTACAGATACAAATAAAAAACCTGAGGGTATTATTGTAGTACTTCATGATGTTACAGAACAGCAAAAGCTTGATAGTATGAGAAGGGAATTCGTGGCAAATGTATCACATGAGCTTCGTACACCTATTACTTCAATAAAAAGTTATACTGAAACACTTTTAGATGGTGCTATGGAGGACCCGGAAACATCAAAACGCTTCCTTAGCGTAATTGACTCCGAGGCAGATAGAATGACTAGATTAGTAAAGGATTTGCTTCAGTTGTCCAGACTTGATAATCAGCAGATGAATTGGAAAATGGAAAAGGTATTTTTGGATACAATTGTAAAAACCATTGTTGAAAGAATGCAAATCGAAGCACAAAGAAAGCATCAAAAGCTTGAAAGCTACGTAATAGGGGACATTCCTGCAATAAATGCGGATAAAGACAGATTAGAGCAAGTTATAGTAAATCTTATAAGCAACGCAATTAAGTATACACCTGAGCATGGAGAAATAACAGTATATGTAGGTATAATCTATAACGATATATATGTAAAAGTTACGGATACGGGAATAGGGATTCCAAAGGAATCATTACCAAGAGTGTTCGAAAGATTCTACAGGGTAGACAAGGCAAGGTCCAGAGATATGGGGGGCACAGGCTTAGGCCTTTCTATTGCCAAGGAAATTGTACAGGCACACGGCGGTACTATCAGTATTTCTAGTGAAATGGGGAAAGGCACAGAGGTAACAGTTAAATTACCACGTGCAGTGTAA
- a CDS encoding UDP-N-acetylglucosamine 1-carboxyvinyltransferase: protein MDKFIINGPCPLNGEVTISGAKNAAVAVLPAALIINGISRIENVPDIKDVKVLLEILVKLGAKITKEDANTVICDTREINCWTAPYELVKSMRASYYLLGALIARFGKAEVSLPGGCDFGFRPIDQHIKGFEAMGASVEIEHGIVKVDASNLTGAQIYLDVVSVGATINLMLAAVKAKGQTTIENAAKEPHVVDVANFLNAMGANIRGAGTDVIKIKGVDHLKGGGTHSIIPDMIEAGTFMIAAAATRGDVTVKNVIPKHMESLTAKLIEMGVTVQEDEDFIRILGGNKIRNVNIMTLPYPGFPTDLHPQATVLLSLAEGVSTITEGVWDSRFQYVDELKRMGARIKVEGRIAVIDGGNQLSGAPVKATDLRAGAAMVLAGLISKGRTEVLNIKYIDRGYENFVQKLNLLGADISRVPCED, encoded by the coding sequence TTGGATAAGTTTATAATAAATGGGCCATGTCCCCTGAATGGTGAAGTTACAATTAGCGGAGCCAAGAACGCAGCAGTAGCTGTTTTACCTGCTGCACTCATCATAAATGGTATTAGTCGGATAGAAAATGTCCCTGATATCAAGGATGTAAAAGTTTTACTGGAGATACTCGTTAAATTAGGTGCTAAAATTACTAAAGAAGATGCCAACACCGTTATATGTGACACCAGAGAAATCAATTGCTGGACAGCTCCGTATGAGCTTGTAAAAAGTATGCGAGCTTCATACTATTTGTTGGGAGCATTGATTGCAAGGTTTGGAAAAGCGGAGGTATCACTTCCCGGCGGATGTGATTTCGGATTTAGGCCTATTGATCAACACATTAAGGGCTTTGAGGCAATGGGAGCGAGTGTTGAGATTGAGCATGGTATTGTTAAGGTAGATGCTTCAAATCTTACAGGAGCTCAGATTTATCTTGATGTTGTAAGCGTAGGTGCCACTATAAACTTGATGCTGGCAGCTGTAAAGGCTAAAGGACAAACTACTATTGAAAATGCTGCCAAAGAACCACATGTAGTTGACGTAGCAAACTTTCTTAATGCTATGGGTGCAAATATCCGAGGTGCAGGAACGGATGTCATAAAGATAAAGGGTGTAGATCACCTGAAAGGCGGAGGAACACATTCCATTATCCCTGACATGATTGAGGCAGGGACATTTATGATTGCTGCCGCTGCCACTCGTGGAGATGTAACTGTAAAAAACGTTATTCCCAAGCATATGGAATCGCTTACTGCTAAGCTGATTGAAATGGGTGTTACCGTTCAGGAAGATGAAGACTTCATAAGAATTTTAGGTGGAAATAAGATTAGAAATGTAAACATAATGACGTTGCCATACCCCGGATTTCCTACTGATCTTCATCCTCAAGCTACCGTGCTTTTAAGTCTTGCAGAAGGTGTAAGCACTATTACAGAAGGTGTATGGGATTCCAGGTTCCAATACGTGGATGAACTAAAAAGAATGGGCGCAAGGATTAAGGTTGAAGGAAGGATTGCCGTTATAGATGGTGGAAATCAACTTTCAGGTGCACCTGTAAAAGCTACAGATTTGAGAGCAGGGGCTGCCATGGTACTTGCAGGATTAATTTCAAAGGGGCGTACTGAAGTTTTAAATATTAAATATATAGACAGAGGATACGAGAACTTTGTACAAAAGCTGAATCTTTTAGGTGCAGATATTAGCAGGGTACCATGTGAGGATTAA
- a CDS encoding C40 family peptidase has protein sequence MDFYKNYRLVEDGDGFTLELYLNPGTEEFASEFLAGAKETTIKVEEQIKKLIREKFSDVKINSVKLMLGTMVVGTLSLFPVAATNAAAATPAKTSSVASLNTTATVTATSLNMRTGASTAYPIMHVLWKGNVVKIIGESNGWYQIKLTDGRTGWSSGQYLKLNNQQTTRQEKVDALIAYSKTFLGTPYVYGGDSPSDGGFDCSGFTQYVFGKHGYTLNRISKDQASNGTFVAKANLQPGDLVFYSFEGNGVISHVGIYLGGGKMIHSPKTGDTVKITDTTTSYWTSRYVTARRIIQ, from the coding sequence ATGGATTTTTATAAAAATTATAGATTAGTAGAAGACGGTGATGGCTTTACCCTTGAGTTATACCTAAACCCCGGCACTGAAGAGTTTGCCTCTGAATTTTTAGCAGGTGCTAAAGAAACTACTATAAAAGTTGAAGAACAAATCAAAAAACTTATTCGCGAGAAATTCTCAGATGTCAAGATTAATTCAGTAAAACTAATGCTTGGTACAATGGTAGTAGGAACTCTTTCACTTTTTCCAGTTGCTGCTACAAATGCTGCTGCGGCCACACCAGCAAAAACCTCCTCTGTGGCTTCCCTTAATACTACAGCTACAGTAACAGCAACCAGTTTAAATATGCGCACCGGAGCATCAACAGCCTACCCCATAATGCATGTATTATGGAAAGGAAATGTCGTAAAGATTATAGGAGAATCTAATGGCTGGTACCAGATTAAACTAACGGATGGCAGAACAGGATGGTCAAGTGGGCAGTATTTGAAATTAAACAATCAACAAACTACAAGACAAGAAAAAGTTGACGCTCTCATTGCTTACTCCAAGACCTTTCTTGGTACCCCCTATGTTTATGGAGGTGATTCCCCCAGCGATGGAGGCTTTGATTGCTCAGGTTTTACACAATACGTTTTTGGAAAGCATGGCTATACTTTAAATAGGATATCTAAAGATCAAGCGTCAAATGGGACATTCGTGGCCAAGGCGAATCTGCAGCCCGGTGACTTGGTTTTCTACTCCTTTGAAGGAAACGGAGTTATCAGCCATGTAGGTATATATCTCGGAGGCGGTAAAATGATACACAGCCCTAAAACAGGAGATACTGTTAAAATTACAGACACTACCACAAGCTATTGGACAAGCCGTTATGTAACAGCAAGAAGAATCATTCAGTAA
- the yycF gene encoding response regulator YycF has translation MNKKILIVDDEKNIVDILKFNLKKEGYDTIEAYDGEEAVNLALSQNPDLILLDIMLPKMDGFTVCRKLRQSISTPILMLTAKEEEVDKVLGLELGADDYITKPFSPRELMARVKANLRRLIPSEQPKENTNSHINKYGDLTIDIDRYEIKRGEETIELTLREFELVKFLAAQQGTIFSRETLLEKVWGYEYYGDVRTVDVTVRRVREKLEQDPANPQYIVTKRGVGYYFNKI, from the coding sequence TTGAACAAAAAGATCTTAATTGTAGACGATGAGAAAAATATTGTCGATATATTGAAATTCAACCTAAAAAAGGAAGGCTATGATACAATAGAGGCTTATGATGGAGAGGAAGCAGTGAACCTTGCACTTTCCCAGAATCCGGATCTTATTTTGTTGGATATAATGCTTCCTAAAATGGATGGATTCACTGTATGCAGAAAATTAAGACAGTCCATTTCAACACCTATTCTTATGCTGACTGCAAAGGAAGAAGAAGTGGATAAAGTTCTGGGGCTCGAGTTGGGAGCTGATGACTATATAACAAAGCCATTTAGTCCGAGAGAACTTATGGCACGAGTCAAGGCAAACCTTAGAAGGCTTATACCCAGTGAGCAGCCGAAGGAGAATACTAATTCTCATATAAACAAGTATGGGGATTTAACTATTGATATAGACAGGTATGAAATTAAAAGAGGAGAAGAAACTATTGAGCTCACTCTCCGTGAATTTGAACTTGTAAAATTTCTTGCAGCACAGCAGGGAACCATATTTTCAAGAGAAACTCTTCTGGAAAAGGTTTGGGGCTATGAATATTATGGGGATGTAAGAACTGTTGACGTTACAGTCAGAAGAGTAAGGGAAAAACTTGAGCAGGATCCTGCAAATCCACAGTACATTGTTACTAAAAGAGGAGTTGGATACTATTTCAACAAAATTTAG